One genomic segment of Pseudorasbora parva isolate DD20220531a chromosome 6, ASM2467924v1, whole genome shotgun sequence includes these proteins:
- the LOC137079490 gene encoding uncharacterized protein has translation MKNHHLVFSCRASAMSSGHCRWEKSETWSGPQCAAELTETSTISCFLSTISSVSVHHQLCFCSPSALFLFTISSVSVHHQLCFCSPSAVFCSPSALFLFTISSVSVHHQLCFCSPSALFLFTISSVSVHHQLCFCSPSALFLFTISSVSVHHQLCFLFTISSVFCSPSALFLFTISSVSVHHQLCFCLPSAVFCSPSALFLFTISSVSVHHQLCFCSPSALFLFTISSVSVYHQLFSVHHQLCFCSPSALFLFTISSVSVHHQLCFCSPSALFLFTISSVSVHHQLCFCSPSAVFCSPSALFLFTISSVSVHHQLFSVHHQLCFCSPSALFLSTISSVFCSPSALFLFTISSVSVLFSVLVDCL, from the exons atgaagaaccatcatctggtcttcagctgtcgtgcctcggcgatgtcatcgggacactgccgctgggagaaatctgaaacatggagtggaccacagtgtgctgcggagctaacagagacttccaccatcagctgttttctgtccaccatcagctctgtttctgtccaccatcagctgtgtttctgttcaccatcagctctgtttctgttcaccatcagctctgtttctgttcaccatcagctctgtttctgttcaccatcagctgttttctgttcaccatcagctctgtttctgttcaccatcagctctgtttctgttcaccatcagctctgtttctgttcaccatcagctctgtttctgttcaccatcagctctgtttctgttcaccatcagctctgtttctgttcaccatcagctctgtttctgttcaccatcagctctgtttctgttcaccatcagctctgttttctgttcaccatcagctctgttttctgttcaccatcagctctgtttctgtttaccatcagctctgtttctgttcaccatcagctctgtttctgtttaccatcagctgttttctgttcaccatcagctctgtttctgttcaccatcagctctgtttctgttcaccatcagctctgtttctgttcaccatcagctctgtttctgttcaccatcagctctgtttctgtttaccatcagctgttttctgttcaccatcagctctgtttctgttcaccatcagctctgtttctgttcaccatcagctctgtttctgttcaccatcagctctgtttctgttcaccatcagctctgtttctgttcaccatcagctctgtttctgttcaccatcagctctgtttctgttcaccatcagctgttttctgttcaccatcagctctgtttctgttcaccatcagctctgtttctgtccaccatcagctgttttctgttcaccatcagctctgtttctgttcaccatcagctctgtttctgtccaccatcagct ctgttttctgttcaccatcagctctgtttctgttcaccatcagctctgtttctgttctgttttctgtgttggttgattgtttgtag